From Ficedula albicollis isolate OC2 chromosome 5, FicAlb1.5, whole genome shotgun sequence, one genomic window encodes:
- the LOC101818906 gene encoding pleckstrin homology domain-containing family G member 3 — protein MPVPACPQRPALSPEPGCAMEDPPSTRTEAWAEGLHNANNNASPGGWPAARGGHPLAAFGSPGAKPSYLDRVVQEIVESERTYARDLRSIVEGYLGKIIDAEEPVLRPEQVSALFGNIEDIYELSSTLLQNLESCANDPVAVAVCFVTRSQEFAIYTQYCNNYPSSVAALTECMRSKVQARFLRECQERLRHALPLGAYLLKPVQRILKYHLLLQEIARHFEHKAGDDYELVLEAIDTMTCVAWYINDMKRKHEHAIRQQEIQSLLLGWKGPDLTSYGELVLEGTFRAQRVRHERALFLFDKALLITKRRGDHYVYKSHIPCSSLMLIESTRDSLCFSLAHYKHGKQQHSLQAKSVEEKRVWTHHIKRLILENHHATIPQKAKEAILEMDLFYPPRLPRCSPERLKKSWSCQPLGDAATEPLQGRRQSEPFQHQGHTETLLERLQGHEGRRQSGVDNRRDQGARGADELGDTGVMPLSSPLPTEPTKHNLWHLGEQGLKNTSSDGALLEAGEPPQHPRAWRVAEGVVVEEEEEKEEEALGKDCQEELQDTRDLLLEPQEEQAGGPPWVLEGPKRPSSWGPGSCEKVSASPRPSPGGAQGSSSHPPNSSAGEHPKGPKSPSPVGTLALPSGDGEPERAAEDLQVLSSEEEEEEEEEEEGEGAASILPPSVLDQASVIAERFGGGSSLSRRSSLALEGPLGRTPSHGGSTLSLDGGPPLESEEPGESRSAIPSPEPFARARRESLLSNRDRLLLDKIKSYYGHAEHRDASFGVRRRESLSFIPKGLVRSSVCRLNGLPRPPESPEPPTQPEAPEPCQENRALAPEPCQENGAQPPEPLLILEEDDVGTTASPPGPPPQLLLTPPHLGTKVYQLARQYSLRIKSRRAGSRRPPPPPPRSRCSSWRKMIPRLPEPPAYVQIRSPTTREKICLKAVVERCKAYQASEEYRRRCPEPPHGLVRDLRQKFQTLDAAS, from the exons ATGCCGGTGCCCGCGTGCCCGCAGCGCCCTGCCCTGAGCCcggagcctggctgtgccatggagGATCCGCCCAGCACCAGGACCGAGGCGTGGGCCGAGGGGCTCCACAATGCCAACAACAACGCGTCCCCGGGGGGGTGGCCGGCTGCCCGCGGCGGGCACCCCCTGGCAGCTTTCGGGAGCCCCGGGGCCAAGCCCAGCTACCTGGACCGCGTGGTGCAGGAGATCGTGGAGTCAGAGCGCACCTACGCCCGCGACCTGCGCAGCATCGTGGAG GGTTACCTGGGCAAGATCATCGACGCGGAGGAGCCGGTGCTGCGGCCGGAGCAGGTCAGCGCGCTCTTCGGGAACATCGAGGACATCTACGAGCTCAGCAG caccctcctgcaAAACCTGGAGAGCTGTGCCAATGACCCCGTGGCTGTGGCCGTGTGCTTCGTCACCCGG agccaggaattTGCCATCTACACCCAGTACTGCAACAACTACCCCAG CTCGGTGGCAGCACTGACCGAGTGCATGAGGAGCAAGGTCCAGGCACGGTTCCTGCGGGAATGCCAGGAGCGGCTGCGCCACGCGCTGCCCCTCGGGGCCTACCTGCTTAAGCCTGTCCAGAGGATCCTCAAGTAccacctgctgctccag GAGATCGCCAGGCACTTCGAGCACAAGGCGGGGGACGACTACGAGCTGGTGCTGGAGGCCATCGACACCATGACCTGCGTGGCCTGGTACATCAATGACATGAAGCGCAAGCACGAGCACGCCATCCGCCAGCAg GAGATCCAGtcgctgctgctgggctggaaggggccgGACCTGACGAGCTACggggagctggtgctggagggcACGTTCCGGGCACAGCGGGTGCGCCACGAGCGTGCCCTCTTCCTCTTTGACAAGGCCCTGCTCATCACCAAGCGCCGGGGCGACCACTATGTCTACAAGAGCCACATTCCG tgctccTCGCTGATGCTGATTGAGAGCACGCGGGACTCGCTGTGCTTCAGCCTGGCACACTACAAGCACggcaagcagcagcacagcctgcag GCCAAGAGTGTGGAGGAGAAGCGCGTGTGGACTCACCACATCAAGAGGCTCATCCTGGAGAACCACCACGCCACCATCCCCCAAAAG GCTAAGGAAGCCATCCTGGAGATGGACCTGTTCT ACCCCCCACGTCTGCCCCGCTGCAGCCCCGAGCGCCTGAAGAAGAGCTggtcctgccagcccctgggagatgctgccaCCGAGCCACTGCAGGGACGCCGGCAGTCGG AGCCCTTCCAGCACCAGGGGCACACGGAGACGCTGCTGGAGCGGCTGCAGGGACATGAGGGGCGCAGGCAGTCGGGTGTGGACAACAGACGGGATCAGGGGGCTCGGGGTGCTGATGAGttgggggacacgggggtgaTGCCACTGTCATCTCCCCTCCCCACAGAGCCCACCAAGCACAACCTGTGGCACCTGGGCGAGCAAG GGTTGAAG AACACCAGCAGCGACGGCGCACTCCTGGAAGCGGGGGAgccaccccagcaccccagggccTGGAGAGTGGCTGAGGGCGTGGtggtggaggaagaggaggagaaggaagaggaggctTTGGGCAAGGactgccaggaggagctgcaggacaccaggGATCTGCTGTTAgagccccaggaggagcag GCTGGGGGACCCCCATGGGTGCTGGAGGGACCCAAGCGGCCGAGCAGCTGGGGGCCAGGGAGCTGTGAGAAGGTCAGTGCAAGCCCCCGGCCCTCACCCGGGGGTGCCCAGGGATCCAGCAGCCACCCCCctaacagcagtgctggggagcaccCCAAGGGCCCCAAATCCCCGTCCCCGGTGGGGACCCTGGCGCTGCCCAGCGGGGACGGGGAACCGGAGCGCGCTGCGGAGGATTTGCAGGTGCTGAgcagcgaggaggaggaggaggaggaggaagaggaggagggggaaggtgCCGCCAGCATCCTGCCGCCCTCAGTGCTGGACCAGGCCAGCGTCATTGCCGAGCGGTTCGGCGGCGGCAGCAGCTTGTCCCGACGGAGCAGCCTGGCGCTGGAGGGGCCCCTGGGACGCACCCCCAGCCATGGTGGCAGCACCCTCAGCCTGGATGGGGGCCCCCCACTCGAATCTGAGGAGCCCGGGGAGTCCCGCAGTGCCATCCCCTCGCCCGAGCCCTTTGCCAGAGCCCGCCGGGAGTCGCTGCTCTCCAACCGGGACCGGCTGCTCCTCGACAAGATCAAGAGCTACTATGGCCACGCCGAGCACCGCGATGCCAGTTTCGGGGTGCGCCGCCGCGAGAGCCTCTCCTTCATTCCCAAGGGGCTGGTGCGGAGCTCCGTGTGCCGCCTCAATGGGCTCCCGCGGCCCCCCGAGAGCCCCGAGCCCCCCACCCAGCCCGAGGCACCAGAGCCGTGCCAGGAGAACAGAGCGCTGGCACCAGAGCCGTGCCAGGAGAACGGGGCGCAGCCCCCCGAGCCGCTGCTCATCCTGGAGGAAGATGATGTGGGCACCACGGCATCGCCCCCGGGGCCACCCccgcagctgctgctgacacccCCTCACCTGGGCACCAAGGTGTACCAGCTGGCACGGCAGTACAGCCTCCGCATCAAGAGCCGCCGCGCCGGctcccgccgccccccccccccccccccccggagccgcTGCTCATCCTGGAGGAAGATGAT cccgcggctgCCGGAGCCCCCGGCCTACGTGCAGATCCGCTCGCCCACCACGCGGGAGAAGATCTGCCTGAAGGCGGTGGTGGAGCGCTGCAAAGCCTACCAGGCGTCCGAGGAGTACCGGCGGCGCTGCCCCGagcccc cccacggccTCGTCAGGGACCTGCGGCAGAAGTTTCAGACGCTCGACGCTGCCAGCTAG